The proteins below come from a single Diadema setosum chromosome 21, eeDiaSeto1, whole genome shotgun sequence genomic window:
- the LOC140244257 gene encoding cholinesterase-like: MLPEVFLIAALLFIGRTTSQEPDLNVTTVTGRVLGKRMVATTVGASDVYVDAFLGIPYAEPPMGPLRFKPPVPKQRWDHTFNATYFGYGCMHLPDKIFEGFRGTEMWNSPVKLNEDCLNLNVWTPYPRPQSATVMVWIYGGAYLSGVSSLDVYDGRYLAAEQNVVVVSMNYRIGALGFLAVGHEDAPGNQGLLDQALAMQWVQDNIQMFGGDPRKVTIFGESAGAASVALHLLSPSSQNLFQRAIMQSSGATAPWATVTEAEGIRRGKLLAQGCNCDEGANGNELSIKDMIACLRTRQDLDILNAQFVTDGYCEFSFVPVVDGTFIPEIPRTSLERQSFKSTEILLGSNLNEGFFFMIYEVPGYNKDEESLLNRDEYRNALQYSFSHVNSFGQDAIAFYYTDWLAPDDPEILRDAVDYATGDYLFTCSTVDLAYAYAQANNPVYYYRFLERDSTSPWPEWMGVLHGDEILYIFGMPLIPERGYTDAEVELSRKIMTYWANFAKTGNPNKKTENDPDGDWPLYETENQAFIELTEELVRGNPKTGRGPRVDKCAFWRDYLPQLETQTGDIKESEKVWKEEFKQWYTEHMVNWKAEFAHYVNNKDAACVGR, encoded by the exons ATGTTACCGGAAGTCTTTCTCATCGCTGCGTTGCTCTTCATCGGGCGGACGACGTCCCAAGAACCTGACTTGAACGTAACCACCGTAACCGGGCGGGTCTTGGGTAAGCGAATGGTAGCTACAACCGTAGGCGCGTCAGATGTATATGTCGACGCTTTCCTGGGCATTCCGTACGCCGAGCCGCCTATGGGACCACTGAGGTTTAAACCCCCTGTGCCGAAGCAACGATGGGACCATACATTTAACGCTACTTACTTTGGTTACGGATGCATGCATTTGCCTGATAAAATTTTCGAGGGCTTCAGAGGGACAGAAATGTGGAATTCTCCGGTCAAACTCAACGAGGACTGCTTAAACCTGAATGTCTGGACTCCGTACCCGCGACCACAATCAGCTACAGTCATGGTTTGGATATACGGTGGCGCTTATCTCTCCGGTGTCTCATCGTTAGACGTCTATGACGGTCGTTACCTTGCCGCTGAACAGAACGTCGTGGTTGTGTCCATGAATTACCGCATTGGCGCCCTAGGATTTCTTGCAGTGGGCCATGAAGACGCACCGGGGAACCAAGGTTTGCTCGACCAGGCCTTGGCCATGCAGTGGGTGCAAGACAACATCCAGATGTTCGGCGGGGACCCCAGAAAGGTGACGATCTTCGGCGAGAGTGCCGGCGCCGCTAGTGTGGCCCTCCACTTGCTGTCTCCGTCCAGCCAAAACTTGTTCCAAAGGGCCATCATGCAAAGCTCGGGAGCCACTGCCCCCTGGGCCACGGTAACGGAAGCAGAAGGCATCCGCAGGGGAAAACTCCTAGCACAAGGTTGCAACTGCGACGAGGGGGCCAACGGCAATGAGTTGTCCATCAAGGATATGATCGCTTGTCTCCGGACCAGGCAGGATTTGGACATTCTAAACGCCCAATTCGTGACAGACGGATACTGCGAGTTCTCATTCGTACCCGTCGTAGACGGCACCTTTATCCCAGAGATTCCAAGAACATCTCTGGAGAGGCAGTCCTTTAAGTCCACCGAAATCCTGCTCGGGAGCAATTTGAACGAGGGCTTTTTCTTCATGATCTATGAGGTGCCGGGGTATAACAAAGACGAGGAGAGTTTACTCAACAGAGACGAATATCGCAATGCCCTTCAGTACTCCTTTTCCCACGTGAACAGTTTTGGACAGGACGCGATAGCATTTTACTACACGGATTGGTTAGCGCCGGACGATCCCGAAATACTCCGGGACGCTGTTGATTACGCAACAGGCGATTACCTTTTCACCTGCTCCACGGTGGATCTGGCCTATGCGTACGCCCAAGCCAATAATCCAGTCTACTACTATAGGTTTCTCGAGAGAGATTCGACCTCTCCGTGGCCAGAGTGGATGGGGGTACTCCATGGAGATGAGATCCTTTACATCTTCGGCATGCCTCTCATCCCGGAGCGTGGTTACACGGACGCTGAGGTAGAGCTAAGTCGAAAGATCATGACCTACTGGGCGAACTTCGCAAAAACAGG CAATCCTAACAAAAAGACCGAAAATGACCCGGACGGGGATTGGCCGCTGTACGAAACGGAAAACCAGGCTTTCATCGAACTCACCGAGGAATTGGTCCGAGGCAACCCGAAGACGGGGCGAGGTCCCCGAGTCGATAAATGCGCTTTCTGGAGGGACTACTTGCCCCAACTTGAAACACAGACAG GTGACATCAAGGAGTCGGAAAAAGTTTGGAAAGAAGAGTTTAAGCAATGGTACACAGAGCATATGGTGAACTGGAAGGCTGAATTCGCGCACTACGTCAACAACAAGGATGCGGCGTGTGTAGGTCGATGa